From Nonlabens sp. Ci31, the proteins below share one genomic window:
- a CDS encoding S8 family serine peptidase, with protein sequence MKIKITLVAMLFSMLFMTAQTAEQRAQIVKANNQEELQNLIVDLKAKNLKDQEKVLEYSRAKNIPIFRENQDGSFDQLMRITDAGVPVYYSIDNVDAAISTRANRLHNGNSLGLNIEGQGMTAYVWDGGPTRITHQEFGAIAGQRASRGDAPSTLNNNSFHATHVSGTIAGSGVNASAKGMAPQAQVVTSDWTSDTSEMAAFAANGALISNHSYGIPIASFSSAPEFIGKYTGAAREVDQIAYNAPYYLPVYSAGNDGNNSNPSPIGAFADVDKLTGDKVAKNIMTVANAQDALINLDGSLNSVVISSGSSQGPSDDFRIKPDIAGNGTGLTSSFDSSDSAYGTISGTSMASPNVAGSMLLLQQYYNNKNGVFMRAATLKGLTLHTADDAGAIGPDTKFGWGLMNTMAAANAISENRIESRIVEEELMSGQSYSITVESDNVTALIASISWTDLPGGINTNGLNDAAPALVNDLDIRITQNGTSFEPWKLTSVSTNGTGDNSVDNFERVDVANASGTYTITVTHKGTLVSGSQAFSLVVTGESNDFAITSSQSTIETCNDQTVSFPLEFLASSNFSDTAVLTVSGVPNGVNTNFTTGSFTAPGNDTLSMTNLNAAADGTYPIVVTAVTSSETKTLGLTLRIMSDNINTLNLSFPLDQATRVSTSALLDWDDEFNAQNYEIQITTNPSFSRTLVTQIVSNSSYALSPVIFSPSFTYYWRVKALNDCGQGAFTTRSFTTFSCNEINAAVPTPISIPDNNNTGIQSTLTVNEANNIAIGKLTVQVLSTHEYSGDLNITLTSPAGTVVALTSPNGCATPNLDVVFDNDARPFTCNTTAGVPGYTGLVAPVGDLSLFDGQTINGTWILTVSDRGPADLGTLNNWKITFCEEPVTLSNQDIEDLEFTVYPNPSNGLFTVAAGSNNVNTGDAVIYLLDLNGRVVFTKEVQDASRLNETIDVQNLTNGLYLLQVQQGTSKTVKKVLINK encoded by the coding sequence ATGAAGATAAAAATTACTTTAGTTGCAATGCTTTTCAGCATGCTATTTATGACCGCTCAAACTGCAGAGCAGAGAGCCCAAATTGTAAAAGCAAACAATCAAGAAGAATTACAAAACTTGATAGTGGATTTGAAAGCTAAGAACTTAAAAGATCAAGAAAAAGTTTTAGAGTATTCAAGAGCTAAAAACATTCCGATATTTAGAGAAAATCAAGATGGATCTTTCGATCAATTGATGAGGATTACAGATGCAGGTGTTCCTGTTTATTACAGTATTGATAACGTGGATGCAGCGATCAGTACGAGAGCAAATAGGTTACATAATGGTAATTCTTTGGGTCTCAATATTGAAGGTCAAGGAATGACTGCATATGTTTGGGATGGCGGGCCGACAAGGATTACACACCAAGAATTTGGGGCAATCGCTGGGCAAAGAGCTAGTAGAGGAGATGCTCCTTCTACTTTAAATAATAACAGTTTTCATGCTACCCATGTAAGCGGTACCATTGCAGGTTCTGGAGTTAATGCCTCAGCAAAAGGTATGGCGCCACAAGCACAAGTAGTTACCAGTGATTGGACCTCTGACACTTCTGAAATGGCAGCCTTTGCAGCTAACGGGGCGCTTATTTCTAATCATTCTTACGGAATTCCTATTGCTAGTTTTTCTAGCGCACCAGAATTTATTGGAAAATATACAGGCGCTGCAAGAGAGGTAGATCAAATCGCATATAATGCGCCTTATTACTTACCAGTTTATTCTGCTGGAAATGATGGGAATAATTCGAACCCTAGTCCAATAGGTGCATTTGCTGACGTTGATAAATTGACAGGAGATAAAGTAGCAAAGAACATCATGACAGTTGCAAATGCTCAAGATGCTTTAATTAATCTTGATGGTTCATTAAACTCTGTGGTGATCAGCTCTGGAAGTAGTCAAGGACCAAGTGATGATTTTAGAATCAAGCCAGATATCGCAGGGAATGGTACAGGTTTAACGAGTAGTTTTGACTCTTCAGATAGTGCTTATGGTACTATAAGTGGTACTTCTATGGCCTCCCCTAATGTAGCCGGATCCATGCTGTTGTTACAACAATATTACAATAATAAAAATGGTGTTTTCATGAGAGCAGCAACCTTGAAAGGACTGACACTTCACACTGCAGATGATGCAGGAGCTATTGGTCCAGATACTAAATTTGGATGGGGACTTATGAATACAATGGCAGCTGCAAATGCCATTTCTGAAAATAGAATAGAGTCAAGAATAGTAGAAGAAGAGTTAATGAGTGGACAGTCGTATTCTATCACAGTAGAATCTGATAATGTAACTGCTTTGATAGCATCTATTTCATGGACAGATCTGCCAGGAGGTATAAATACAAATGGATTAAACGATGCAGCACCAGCTTTAGTGAACGATCTAGATATTAGAATCACTCAAAACGGTACTTCTTTTGAGCCTTGGAAATTAACAAGCGTTTCAACAAACGGCACTGGAGATAACAGCGTAGATAATTTTGAAAGAGTTGATGTTGCAAATGCTTCAGGAACATATACGATTACAGTTACTCATAAAGGTACTTTAGTAAGTGGTTCACAGGCATTCAGTTTAGTAGTAACTGGAGAGAGTAATGATTTTGCCATCACTTCTTCTCAAAGTACTATTGAAACTTGTAATGATCAAACGGTTTCTTTTCCTTTAGAGTTTTTAGCTTCATCCAATTTTAGTGACACAGCTGTTCTTACAGTATCTGGAGTGCCTAACGGAGTTAACACTAACTTTACCACAGGATCATTTACTGCGCCTGGTAACGATACGCTCTCTATGACAAATTTGAATGCCGCTGCAGACGGGACTTATCCTATTGTTGTGACCGCTGTGACTTCTTCAGAAACTAAAACTCTTGGTCTTACTCTAAGGATAATGAGTGATAATATAAATACTCTAAATTTAAGTTTTCCATTGGATCAGGCTACTCGCGTGAGCACCTCGGCTTTATTAGATTGGGATGATGAATTTAATGCTCAAAACTACGAGATACAAATAACTACAAATCCTTCTTTTTCTAGGACTTTAGTTACTCAAATTGTCAGTAATTCTTCTTATGCTTTAAGCCCTGTCATTTTTAGTCCTTCATTTACTTATTATTGGAGAGTTAAGGCATTAAATGATTGTGGACAAGGAGCTTTTACAACTCGATCTTTTACTACCTTTTCATGTAATGAGATTAATGCTGCCGTTCCTACACCTATAAGTATACCGGACAATAACAATACGGGAATACAAAGTACGCTAACGGTTAATGAAGCGAATAATATTGCAATAGGTAAGTTAACGGTACAAGTGTTAAGTACTCACGAGTATTCGGGTGACCTCAACATCACATTGACTTCTCCTGCAGGAACCGTCGTAGCTTTAACCAGCCCAAATGGTTGTGCTACTCCTAACCTAGATGTAGTTTTTGATAATGATGCAAGACCTTTTACCTGCAATACCACAGCAGGAGTGCCAGGTTACACAGGTCTTGTTGCACCAGTAGGAGACTTGTCTTTATTTGATGGACAAACTATAAACGGTACTTGGATACTTACTGTGAGTGATCGTGGTCCTGCAGATTTAGGAACTTTGAACAATTGGAAAATCACCTTTTGTGAAGAGCCTGTAACTTTAAGTAATCAAGATATAGAGGATTTAGAATTTACTGTTTATCCAAATCCATCAAATGGTTTGTTTACTGTTGCTGCTGGATCAAATAACGTGAATACTGGTGATGCTGTTATTTACCTTCTTGATCTTAATGGTCGTGTTGTATTTACTAAAGAAGTGCAAGATGCTTCAAGATTAAATGAAACTATAGATGTTCAAAACTTGACTAATGGATTGTACTTATTACAAGTACAACAAGGGACTTCTAAAACAGTTAAAAAGGTGCTTATCAATAAGTAA